Genomic segment of Dactylococcopsis salina PCC 8305:
ACAGAACAAGCCCTTGATGAAAACACCGCTTTAGTTGTGGCAGCGGTAGCCAGTGACCCTGATGGGGATGACCTCACTTTCTCTTTCTCCGGTGGTGCTGACGAAGCCTTATTCACCATTGATGCCGATGGCAACTTGAGCTTTATTAACCCTCCCGACTTTGAAAATCCTGAAGATGATGGTGAAGATAATGTTTATAACGTTCAAGTGAGTGTTAATGACTCACAAGAGACAGTTACTGAAGAGTTTGCGGTCACAATCAACGATGTTGATGAAACTATCCCAGGACCGCCCCAAGTGGTCAATCCCATTGACGACTTTACTATCAATCAAGAAGAACTCCCTGACCCAATTAATCTGTTTGATGTCTTTGAAGATAGCGAAGATGCTGATTCCGATCTAACCTACCGCGTTCTCGAAAATACTAACAATGCCTTGATTGAAACAGCCTTGAGTGCAGGAGAACTCAGTTTCATTCCCTTTTCAGGCGGGGGGAGTAGCGACATCACGGTTCAAGCCACTGACACTGATGGTTTCAGCATCAATTACTCCTTTACCATTACAATTGACACCCCTCCCGAAGTGGTCAACCCCATCGATGATCGGAATATCCCATCAGACAGTGATCCCATTCGACTAAATTTGTTTGAAACCTTTGAAGACAATCAAGACGACGACTCCAACCTGAGTTTTACTGTCATTAGTAGCAACCCTAACTTAGTGAGTCTTTCTCCAGTTGATGAGGGAAGTGGAAGACTTTTCCTCCAATTTCCGTCTAATAATGAAGGAAGCAGTGAAGTGACGGTCACTGCTACGGATAGCAATGGACTCTCGAGAGAAGAAACCTTCTTGGTAACCGTCGGAGCCTCAATCACCACAGAAGAACCCAATGATACCCTAGTCACTGCCACCAATACCCAACTTGACTTAGAGAATCAACCGAATGTCACCATTTCTGGAGAAATTGGAGATAACAGCTTCGAGAACCAAGATATTGATCTCTATAAGATGACCTTAACTCAAGGAGACCGACTCACCGCAGATATTGACACCAATGAGAACTCGGCCCTCGATTCCATCCTGAGAATTTTTGATAGCAATGGCTTGGAAGTGGCTCTCAATGATGATAGCAATGGCGAAACCGATTCTCTTGTCACCTTCACCGTTGACGAAGCAGTCGAACGAGCAACTTACTATGTCGGTGTCAGTGGATTTAGCAATACCAGCTATAACCCTAATCTTGAAAACTCGGGCACTAAGGGCAGCACAGGAGCGTATAACTTAACCCTCACCCTGTCTTCCATTACTGGTGAAGAGCCAGCTAATGACACAATTCCGCAAGCAATGGAGATCGCTTCTAGCCTTGACGAAGAGGGATTATTCCGTGAAGAAGCCTTCATTGGTGACAACGCCACTTTTCAAGCCAATAAAGATGTTGATCTTTACCAAGTTCAACTTCAGCAAGGAGAAACGATTACCATTGATCTTGATACCGAAGTCAACAGCCCCCTTGACTTAATTCTACAGGTCTTCAATGCCACAGGGGGTCAAGTTCCCACCGGCTTCAACGATAACGCCAAAGCCCCAGGTGAACAATTAGGAAATGACCCCTATCTCGAATTTAGCGCCCCCTTCAGCGGCCTCTATTATGTCGGAGTCAGCGACCAAGCAAACGACCTGTATAGCCCCTACAACCCCGAAAGTGGACAAAGTCCAGGGGCAACAGGCGCGTATGAAATCAACATTACGCAAGATGTTTCCCGTGAAGATAGTCCCCCCGAAGCCTCTCCCAACGACACCCTCGACACCGCCACCGCCTTGTTAGTGGGAGATGAAATTCAAGGGAATATTGGCGATAGAACGGAATTTGTCACCGTTCCAGGATTAGATGTTGACCTTTACACCCTCTCCCTCGAAGCTGACCAAGCCATTAGCATCACTCTGAACAGCACCTCCCGTCTTGACCCCGTCTTACGACTATTCAACGCCCAAGGAGAAGAAATTGCCTTCAATGACGACATCGGAAACAGTAACAATTCCCGCATCGAGTTTCAGGTTGCCGAAACCGTAGAAACCGAAGATTACCTCATCGGTGTCAGTGGCTTTGGCAACGAAGACTATGATCTCAACGAAGAAGGCAGCGGCGCCCCCTTTGCCAGTACAGGAAGTTACCAACTCATCGTTACCGAACAAGAAACGCCCGAATTAGAAGCCGGTGCCGAAGAAGAAAACGACACTCTAGACACCGCCACCGCCACCAGTTTAACCGCAGACAGCCTCGGTAGCCTCAAACAAACCAACGCCATTGGCAATAATCCCAACTTAGAAGAAGCGGGATCAGACGTAGATATCTTCCAAGTGGAACTGGATACCAAAACCCGTCTCACCGCCGAGATTAACACCGAAAACCTCAACACCAATTTTGACTCTCTCCTTCGCATCTTCAACAGTGAAGGAGAAGCAGTCGCCTTCAATGACGATGAAACCAGCAACACTTTAGACTCCCGATTAGAATTTCTCCCCACCACCGACGGAACTTATTACGTGGGAGTGAGTGGTTTAGGTAATGAAGCGTATAATCCCCAGACAGGAGAAAACCTCAAAGTCGGTGCCATCGGTGATTATGAAATCGAAATCACTCTTAGCGAAGCCATTCCACCAGAAAATCCCACCAACGACACTCGCGAAACGGCAATCAAAGCTGAACTTGCCAACAACCGCTTTACCCGCAATGGTTTCATTGGTGATCACCCGAATAATGTAGAAACCGACCTTGACTTCTATCAAGTAGAATTGTCTCAAGGACAAACCTTAAACATTGAAGTCAATGGACGCGACTCAGACTTAGAGAGTTTTGTCGAGTTGTTCAAAAGCGATGAAACAGACAATCTCCTAGAAGAAGAATACGATGCAGGAGACTTCCCCCATCCAGAAGTAAGCATTGAAATTGAAGAAGATGACACCTACTTCATCCGTGTTAGCGCCTTTGATGATGGCACTAATGACGGAAAAACTGGAGAATATCAACTAAATCTAGGAGTAGAAAACGCTCCCGCAGCCGCACAAGCGCCCATAGAAGAAATTCGACCCTCTGTAAACGACGATCGTGAATTTACTAACTCCGATCGAGCCGTCACCATTGATGTTTTAGCCAACGACGTTGCTAACGATGATCAAGGAGTGAATGAAATCAATGACGATAACTTCCCGAAAACCACCGAAAAAGGGGGAACAGTTACCGTAGAAGATTCCAGTTTAATCTATACTCCCGATCCAGACTTTGCAGGGGTAGATACATTTACATACACAGCAGATAATGAAAGTGGCGGTTCGGATCAAGGAACTGTATCAGTAACCGTGAATCGTCCCCTAGAAGATTCGACAGTACAAGTTCTCCTCGACGTAAAACCAGTGCCAGGAAAAGAAGAGCAACTGAATGATGGATTACAAATTGGGGAAGAATTTCTAGTTGATGTCCGTTTTCAAGACCTTCTAACCGATAATAATCCTTCTCAAGCGGTCGTCGCTGCTTATGCCGATCTCATGTTTGATCCGCAAGTGCTAGAAGTAGTGGAAAATAATGAGACCGTAGATGATGAGGATGGTCTGGTCGATGGCATTATTCGGAACCCTTCCTATGGACTCGGCACAAAGGGACAGGTTCGTAATGAGGAAGGCTTAGTCAATGAAGTAGGAGGAGGAAATTTGGTCTCTAGTCCAGCTGCCCTTCCTGATGATAACCGTGTCTTTAGCCTCCATTTCCGAGCCATAGGAGGCGGCAATACCGCTCTCTTAGCTAGTGAAGCCGGACAACGTCCGGATTCGGGGATTAACATTATAGCGGGGCGAGGAGATCAGCGCGATCGAACCAACTTTACAAGAATTAACGCGATCGAGCAAATTACCAATCTAGATGGGAATAATGACATCGCCCCGAACTTAAATCTCGCCATGACCAATCAGATGGTGACTTTCCAAGAAGAAGGAGTAACTGGTGTTCAAGGGGTAGTGGAAGCAATGGAAGTCAAGGTTGATTTCCAAGACTCAGCAGGCAATCCCTTGTCAGAAGTGGCAGTGGGAGATACCTTTGAGATTGTTCTCTCAGCAGAAGATTTACGTCCAGAACAATTGGGGGTCTTTAGTGCGTTTGCCGATGTGGTTTATGACACAGTCTTAATAGATGTCAACGAAGCACGCTTAGAAGAGCCTTTTCAATCTCCAGTCATCGACCTAAGTAATGCGATTCAAGAAGGAGAGGGCTTAGTGAATGAATTTGGGGGGTCTAATTCCCGATTAAACCCAGAGACAGGAACTCAAGAAGTTGCAATTTTTACAGCTACCGCTCAAGCCGCTGGTTTATTAGAAGTTAGCACCAATGCCGCAGAAGGAGAAACAGCGCTAAACACCCTCTTTGGCATTGATACAGATTTAACGGAAGCCACCCGTTACGGTGAGAATACTCTGAATATTGTTGGTGAAAGCGTAAAAGGTGCTGATTTAGTGATCACTGAATTTGATGCTGAAATTGACCACGTATTAGGCGGAGAAACCACCGTTAATTTGACAGTAGCTAACGAAGGGAATGCAGCGAGTTCTGGTTTCCAAGTAGAAGTGCTTTACTACACCGCAGAGAGTATTGACCAACTTAGCGAAGAAGAACCACAGGTGGTTAAAACCCTTGCTTTTGATGAATTAGAAGCGGAAAGGGAGGTTAATGAACAGTCAGAGGTATCGCTACCAGTGGAAACGCTTTTAGCTGAAGCCCTAGAGGATGACCCTTCTGTGTTTGGACAAAAACGCCCCATTGATGATGATGGTGAAGAAGGGTTCTTTGAGTCCAATAACATTGACTATCTCGGCGTTCGCATTGTTAATAGTGATAATTCTGGGGAAGAGGAGGAGGCATTTGCCAATAATGCTTTGAATGATACGGAGGGAGTCAATATTGATGATATTGCTTTCTTCCCTTGGGATTTTGTGAATAGCAGTGAAGAGGGGGTGTTGCCGAATCAAGACGATGAAATTGTTTCCGACAAGATTGTCGATTTCAATGATGCCAATGCGGTTTTCCGAAATATTGGTGAGGTGATAACGGAAGAGGTGACAGAAGGAAATCGCTTTGGTTTAGATTTGGATCGCATTGATTTTGATCTAGATGGGGCGATTTCTCCCGTAGATGCGGTGCGTGTGGCTAATCGCATCGGCTATGAAATCAATCCTGATATTTTTGAGGAGAGTGTTGGTTAAGTTGATTAAATTTCCTATTCTGAGGTGGTATTGAATCAATTTAATGCCCAACCCCCGACTTAGAAAATTGGCTTCCTAGTATTTATTGGATTGCAGAAGGATTGAGAACTGCCAGGGAGAATTTCTCATGTAGTTATGAACCATACTCTCTCTGGTTCGATTCGATGACATCAACGGGCGCGATCGCGCTTTTAAGTCCTAGTTTTCCCGTTGCAATTCTTCTCAGCAGTTTAGCCTTATTTCGTCTGATTAGTATTAGCGCCGAAGCGATCGCTGCTGGGCTATCTTGGGGGATCAAATTTGTAATTAATCATTAAACTTTAGCACTTTTCAAGCCCTTTAGTTCGGAAAACACTGATCGATCGCTATCATATTAATTTTTATGACAATTTTCCTTCACCGCAACACAACTCCCTTATCTTTAGTGGAGTTGGAAAAAGTTCTGATTCCCTGTAATTGCTAAATTTGTCATGTTTATTTCCCCTGATTATCTCCTCCCAAATTGGCAAAACGCCTTAACCGAACTCGCCAGCAGTGGACGTTTACTCACCGCTGCCCAAGAAGCTCTACAATTAGAAACGATTCCAGACTCCCTAGCGGAATTGATCAAGCAATGGCAAACAGGAGACTTCTCCCAACTGCCAACAGTGGAAGTTTTATCCAATGAGTCCATCTCAGGGGCAATGGGTGCTTATGCCAGTAGTCTGGAAACGATTTATCTCAATGAAGACTGGTTAGCGACAGCCAGCGAAGAAGATGCACTGGCGGTGTTAATGGAAGAGTTAGGGCATCATTTAGATAATGTGGTGAACGAAAAAGATGCTACAGGAGATGAAGGGGCGATTTTTGCTTCTCTACTGCAAGGAAAAGGTTTCGGGGATCAGGTGCGAGAAGAAGACGATCGCGCGACTTTAGAAATTAATGGGGAAAGCGTGACAGTTGAACAAGCAGACAATGCTCCCCCAATTGTAGAAGATACAACCTTCACCATCGATAATGAAAGTTTATTTAGTTTTTTAGGTGAGATTGTTGCTTCTGATCCCGACGGAGATTTTCTAGAGTTTACAATTGTCGATGGAAACGAGGATATTGATGGGGATGGAATTCCTCCCTTTGTAATTGATCCTTTTGAAAATATCGGTGAAATCTTTGTTGATGACATTGATGACCTTCAGCTTGCAGATGAGTTTTTCTTAACCGTTGAAGTCAGTGACGGAGAATTTACGGATACTGGGACAGTAGAAATTAATGTCACAGCAGAACCAACAGTAGAAGTCAATTTAGAACTTCGAGCCATTCCAGGTCAAGAAGCTCAACTTGAAGATGGGATACAAAGCGGAGATGAGTTTTTAGTTGATGTTCGTTTCCTCGATTTGGTTACTGAAGATAACCCTTCTCAAGCTGTCACATTTGGTTATGCTGATCTATTGTTTGATCCGAACGTTTTACAAGTAGTAGAAGACGACAACACAGTTGATGGGGAAGATGGGGTCGTCGATGGCATTGTTCGTGGTCCAGACTACATTACTGGACGCACAGGAACTGTGCGTAACCTTGATGGTATAGTAGCAGAAGTAGGAGGGGGGGCAGTGGTTTTCGGGGAAGAAAGTTTTCCTGAAGAGAATCGTGTTTTTAGTATCCTTTTCACTGCTACCGAAGACATTACTCCCGAAAACCCAACTACGATTGAAAGTCAAGCCGTTGACGGGATCTTTAGTGGAATTAATGTACTTAGTAAGCCGGGAGACCAAAGAAGCCAAACTGATTTTGGTAGCCTGACTCTCCCTGAGACAAATAATGAGGCAGATTTAGTAGTCACTGAGTTTGATGCGATTACCGATCATGCGTTAAATGGGGAAACCACTGTCAACTTTACAATTGAAAACCAAGGCAATAGCAATACTTCTGAGTTTGAATTTGATATCCTCTACTACACCGCAGATAACCTAGAACAGCTAAGTCAAGAGCAACCGATTGTAGTTGAAAGTATTGTCCTCGATGAACTAGCCGTTGGTGATTCAGTAATTCAAACTTTAGCACTATCCCTTCCCCTTGATCTGCTCATAGAAGAAGCGTTAAAAGATGATCCTCCTGTTATTGGAGAACCATTACCAGAAGAAGGATTTTTTACTTCCAATAACATTGACCATCTTGGGATTCGTATTAATGGGGTAGAGGCTAATCCGATAGAAGGGGTGAATGTCGATGATATCGCTTTCTTCCCCTGGGATTTCTTAAATCTGGCTGCTGACGGCGTGATTCAAGGGGGTTCCGATGAGTTAATCTCCAATGGGGAAGTCGAACAAGTTGACTTCACTGCCGTTGCTCAAAATATTGGTGAGGTAATAACTGAAGAGATTACAGAAGATCCTCTTGGCTTAGATTTAGACCGCATGGACTTTGACTTAGACGGCGTAATTTCTCCAGTCGATGCAGTACGAGTAAGTAATCGAGTCGGTTACGACATTAATCCCAATGCTGTTGATGATACAGGCGAAACCGAAATACCAGCCGCAGGAGGATCAGTACAGCCAAGTGTTCCCGAAGAAGCCGTTGAAATTTCTATCAGCTTTCAAGATTTAGATGGCAACCCGATTGAAACCGTCAATGTTGGTGAAGAATTTGAGATTGTTCTTTCCGTAGAAGATTTACGGGAAGCGGAAAATCTTTTCGGTGTCTTTAGTATTTATGGTGATGTTAACTACGATACAAATTTAGCTTCAATTCTAGATGTAGAGGTATCGGAGTCTTTAACGGTTGCTGTCGGCGAGGCGAGTATTAATGAGAGTCAGGGGGTAGTTGATGAAATTGGCGGAGTTAATCCTTCTGGTATTGATGATTTTGGAGTAACACAAACAGAATTTGCTGTTCTAACAGCAGAAGCAACTGCACAAGGACTGTTTGAAGTAAGTACAAATGTCGGAGATGGGGTGGCTGCTTTCAACACCGTCAACGGATTTGATAACGATGTTAATGCCAATACAGTTTATCGGAGTGAGACAATCGAAGTTGAAGGTGGAGAGGGTGGCAATGCTCCCCCAATTATAGAAGATACAACCTTCACCATCGATCCGACTGATGATGAAAGTTTATCTAGTTTTTTAGGTGGGATTGTTGCTTCTGATCCCGACGGAGATTTTCTAGAGTTTACAATTGTCGATGGGAACGAAGATATTGATGGGGATGAAATTCCTCCCTTTGTAATTGATACTTTTGGAAATGACGGTGAAATCTTTGTTGATGACATTGATGACCTTCAGCTTGCAGATGAGTTTTTCTTAACCGTTGAAGTCAGTGACGGAGAATTTACGGATACTGGGACAGTAGAAATTAATGTCACAGCAGAACCAATAGTAGAAGTCAATTTAGAACTTCGAGCCATTCCAGGTCAAGAAGCTCAACTTGAAGATGGGATACAAAGCGGAGATGAGTTTCTAGTTGATGTTCGCTTCCTTGATTTGTTAACTGAAAATAACCCTTCTCAAGCTGTCATATCTGGTTATGTCGATCTTCTCTTTGATCCAAGTGTCTTAGAAGTTGTGGAAGATAACAGTGAGATTGATAATGACGGTTTGAGTGTGAATGGGATTATTCACACTTCAGAATACAATATTAGCCGTAAAGGAGAAGTTTTTAATAGCGAAGGCTTAGTAGATGAGGTTGGTGCTGGCGATTTTGTTGGTACTCCTTCTGATTTGCCTGAAGATAATAGAATTTTTAGTATCCTTTTCACTGCTACCGAAGACATTACTCCCGAAAACCCAACTACGATTGAAAGTCAAGCCGGTGAACAGAGCAATAGTGGAATTAATGTACTTAGTGGGCGGGGAGACCAAAGAAGCCAAACTGATTTTGGTAGCCTGACTCTCCCTGAAGGTGAACTCCCTGCAGATTTAGCAGATTTAGTGGTCACTGAGTTTGATGCTGAAATTGACCATGTTTTGGGCGGTGAAACCATCGTTAACTTAACTGTAGAGAACCAAGGAGATGGAACTTCCCCAGGTTTCCAAGTAGAAATTCTCTACTATACTGCTGATAACAGTGAAGAACTGGCTGAAGAAGAACCCATTGTTGTTCAAACTCTTGCCCTCGATGAATTAGTTGCGGGGGAAGCAGTCAATGAAACTTCAGAAGTCTCTTTGCCGATAGAAGCCCTCTTAGCCGAAGCGTTAGAAGATGATCCCTCTATCTTTGGAGAACCACTCCCAGAACAGGGATTTTTTACCTCAAATAACATTGACCATCTTGGAATTCGCATTATTGATAATCCTTCTTCTAATGAAAATGAAGAAACATTTGTTAATAATGGTGTAGATGGCATCGAAGGCAAGGATGTTGATGATATTGCTTTCTTCCCTTGGGATTTCTTAAATAATGCTGCCGACGGAGTGATATCAGGAGGAAAAGATCAATTAACTTCCGATGGGCAAGTAACAGGGGTTGATCTTAATGCAGTCAGTGGCAGCGTTGGTTCCTTTATTGAAAATATTGAAGATGATCGTAATGGTTTAGATTTAGCACCCATTGATTTGGACTTAGATGGAGCGATAAGCCCAGTTGATTCTGTAAGGGTTGGTAACCGAGTGGGTTACTTAATCAATCCCGAAGTTAGAGAAGTTGGCATCCTTCCCATTGCTAATAATGATAGTGGTTTTACTGAAGCTAATACGCCCCTCACCTTAGAGATCTTAAATAATGATCAAGCTAATGATAGTCCAGGGGGATTGCAAATAACAAACTTACCTCAGACAACTGAAAACGGTGGAGAAATACAACTCGACAACCAACTACGCCTCATATATACTCCTAACCCAAATTTTATAGGAGTAGATAGCTTCACCTATACAGTTAGCAACGAAAGTGGGAATTCTGACGAAGCAACAGTTGATGTCTTTGTTGACATTCCTCAAAATCCCAATGTCCAAGTTAGCCTAGAATTAAATCCTGTACCCGGAGAAGAAGCGCAATTAGAGGATGGAATACAAAGTGGCGATCAATTTCTGGTTGATGTTCGTTTCTTAGATTTAGTCACTGAAGATAACCCTTCTCAAGCAGTTGCCCAAGGATATGTTGACTTGAGCTTTGATTCAAACATTTTACAAGTTATAGAAAATGACAATACCATCGATGCTGAAGATGGAGTTGTAGATGGAATTATTTATAATCCAGATTATAACTTTGCTCGACAAGGAACTGTTATTAATGAGGAAGGCTTAGTGAATGAAGTAGGAGGTGGTGCATTTGTCACCAACTCGAATAACTTTCCTGAGGATAATCGAATTTTCAGCATTCTTTTCACTGCCACTGAAGATATAACCTCAGAAGACTTAGTATCAATTGTCAGCACAGCTAGTGGCGGAAATTTGAGTACAATTACTGTATTGAGTCAGTTAGAAGACCAACGAAGTCAAACTGATTTTGGTAGCCTGACTCTCCCTGAGACAGATGACAATATCGTTGATGGTGGCGGCGGAGAAAATGTCCCTCCCGAATTCGACCAAGACTCATTTACATTTGAGACGGTTGACTTAGACGGGGAAGGAGGCGACGACGCTCAAAATGGTGATCCAGTTGGAACGGTAACCGCTACTGATGCCAACGCTGGCGATACACTCACCTTCGCGATTACTGGTGGTAATGACCCCGACGGCGACGGCACAAACGCTTTTGCCATTGACGAAGCAAGTGGTGAAGTCACCATTGTTGACACCGCAGAGTTATTAGGAGACGGATTTAACGGAGAACTCACCGTAACCGTAATCGACCAAGACGGTGCCTCCGATGAAGCGACAGTTTCCATTCCAGTGAGTGGTCCCGAAAACAACCCCCCAGCGGCGGCTGACGACAGCAATAGCACCGCAGAAGACACCGTTTTAACTGTAGAAGCGGCAAGCGTTCTCGCCAATGATACCGACCCCGAAGGAGACGCGCTGACGGTGAGTGCGGTCAATGGGGGAGAAGACAATGTTGGCACAGAAATCACCTTAGATTCTGGGGCATTGTTAACTCTCAACGTAGATGGAAGCTATGAGTATGACCCCAACGGCGCGTTTGAAGACCTCAACGACGGGGAAACAGATACTGATACCTTTACCTATACAGTTTCCGATGGCAACGGTGGAACGGATACTGCAATGGTAGAAATTACCATTGAAGGTATCACTGATAATCTCCCGCCCATCTTTGATGTTGCTACAGAACAGGCCCTTGATGAAAACACCGCTTTAGTTGTGGCAGCGGTAGCCAGTGACCCCGATGGGGATGACCTCACTTTCTCTTTCTCCGGTGGTGCTGACGAAGCCTTATTCACCATTGATGCTGATGGAAACTTGAGCTTTATTAACC
This window contains:
- a CDS encoding Ig-like domain-containing protein — encoded protein: MFISPDYLLPNWQNALTELASSGRLLTAAQEALQLETIPDSLAELIKQWQTGDFSQLPTVEVLSNESISGAMGAYASSLETIYLNEDWLATASEEDALAVLMEELGHHLDNVVNEKDATGDEGAIFASLLQGKGFGDQVREEDDRATLEINGESVTVEQADNAPPIVEDTTFTIDNESLFSFLGEIVASDPDGDFLEFTIVDGNEDIDGDGIPPFVIDPFENIGEIFVDDIDDLQLADEFFLTVEVSDGEFTDTGTVEINVTAEPTVEVNLELRAIPGQEAQLEDGIQSGDEFLVDVRFLDLVTEDNPSQAVTFGYADLLFDPNVLQVVEDDNTVDGEDGVVDGIVRGPDYITGRTGTVRNLDGIVAEVGGGAVVFGEESFPEENRVFSILFTATEDITPENPTTIESQAVDGIFSGINVLSKPGDQRSQTDFGSLTLPETNNEADLVVTEFDAITDHALNGETTVNFTIENQGNSNTSEFEFDILYYTADNLEQLSQEQPIVVESIVLDELAVGDSVIQTLALSLPLDLLIEEALKDDPPVIGEPLPEEGFFTSNNIDHLGIRINGVEANPIEGVNVDDIAFFPWDFLNLAADGVIQGGSDELISNGEVEQVDFTAVAQNIGEVITEEITEDPLGLDLDRMDFDLDGVISPVDAVRVSNRVGYDINPNAVDDTGETEIPAAGGSVQPSVPEEAVEISISFQDLDGNPIETVNVGEEFEIVLSVEDLREAENLFGVFSIYGDVNYDTNLASILDVEVSESLTVAVGEASINESQGVVDEIGGVNPSGIDDFGVTQTEFAVLTAEATAQGLFEVSTNVGDGVAAFNTVNGFDNDVNANTVYRSETIEVEGGEGGNAPPIIEDTTFTIDPTDDESLSSFLGGIVASDPDGDFLEFTIVDGNEDIDGDEIPPFVIDTFGNDGEIFVDDIDDLQLADEFFLTVEVSDGEFTDTGTVEINVTAEPIVEVNLELRAIPGQEAQLEDGIQSGDEFLVDVRFLDLLTENNPSQAVISGYVDLLFDPSVLEVVEDNSEIDNDGLSVNGIIHTSEYNISRKGEVFNSEGLVDEVGAGDFVGTPSDLPEDNRIFSILFTATEDITPENPTTIESQAGEQSNSGINVLSGRGDQRSQTDFGSLTLPEGELPADLADLVVTEFDAEIDHVLGGETIVNLTVENQGDGTSPGFQVEILYYTADNSEELAEEEPIVVQTLALDELVAGEAVNETSEVSLPIEALLAEALEDDPSIFGEPLPEQGFFTSNNIDHLGIRIIDNPSSNENEETFVNNGVDGIEGKDVDDIAFFPWDFLNNAADGVISGGKDQLTSDGQVTGVDLNAVSGSVGSFIENIEDDRNGLDLAPIDLDLDGAISPVDSVRVGNRVGYLINPEVREVGILPIANNDSGFTEANTPLTLEILNNDQANDSPGGLQITNLPQTTENGGEIQLDNQLRLIYTPNPNFIGVDSFTYTVSNESGNSDEATVDVFVDIPQNPNVQVSLELNPVPGEEAQLEDGIQSGDQFLVDVRFLDLVTEDNPSQAVAQGYVDLSFDSNILQVIENDNTIDAEDGVVDGIIYNPDYNFARQGTVINEEGLVNEVGGGAFVTNSNNFPEDNRIFSILFTATEDITSEDLVSIVSTASGGNLSTITVLSQLEDQRSQTDFGSLTLPETDDNIVDGGGGENVPPEFDQDSFTFETVDLDGEGGDDAQNGDPVGTVTATDANAGDTLTFAITGGNDPDGDGTNAFAIDEASGEVTIVDTAELLGDGFNGELTVTVIDQDGASDEATVSIPVSGPENNPPAAADDSNSTAEDTVLTVEAASVLANDTDPEGDALTVSAVNGGEDNVGTEITLDSGALLTLNVDGSYEYDPNGAFEDLNDGETDTDTFTYTVSDGNGGTDTAMVEITIEGITDNLPPIFDVATEQALDENTALVVAAVASDPDGDDLTFSFSGGADEALFTIDADGNLSFINPPDFENPEDDGEDNVYNVQVSVNDSQETVTEEFAVTINDVDETIPGPPQVVNPINDLTINEGETPNPINLFDVFEDSEDADSELDYRILNTNNALIETALSAGELRFIPFPGSGSTEITVLATDTDDEISNATFTITIDTPPAVVNPIDDRNIPSDSDPIRLNLFETFEDNQDSDSNLSFDVDSKNPNLVSTSFDEARGILFLQLPSNDEGSSKVTVTATDSNGLATEETFLVTVGTSIPTEEPNDTLVTATNTQLDLENQPNVTIAGTIGDNSFESQDIDLYKMTLTQGDRLTADIDTNESSALDSILRIFDSNGLEVALNDDSNGETDSLVTFTVDEAVERATYYIGVSGFSNTSYNPNLENSGTKGSTGAYNLTLTLSSITGEEPANDTIPQAMEIASSLDEEGLFREEAFIGDNAPFQADKDVDLYQVQLQQGETITIDLDTEVNSPLDLILQVFNATGGQVPTGFNDNGTAPEEQKTNTDPYLEFSAPFSGTYYVGVSDQANDLYSPYNPESGQSPGATGAYAINITQDVSREDSPPEASPNDTLDTATALLVGDEIQGNIGDRTEFVTVPGLDVDLYTLTLQGNQAISITLNSTSRLDPVLRLFNAQGEEIAFNDDIGNSNNSRIEFQVPETVETEDYLIGVSGFGNEDYDINEEGSGAPFASTGSYQLIVTEQETPQLEAGAEQENDTLATATPTELTLDNPSLKQTNAIGNNTSLEEVGLDVDLLRVVLDPSTRLTADINTANLDSNLDSLLHIFDENGNSVAFNDDESINSNDSFLEFVPEQAGTYYIGVSGLGNEAYDPNTGEDVKAGRVGEYEIEITLSEAIPEETSNDTRETAIETELTNNRFTREGFIGDNPDVQADVDFYEIDLEAGETLTIEVNGRDSDLESFVELFKGDETDNLLEEKYDAGDFPHPEVSIEIKEDDTYFIRVSSFDDGTDDGKTGEYQLNLGVENAPAAAQAPIEEIRPSVNDDREFTNSDRAVTIDVLANDVANDDQGVNEINDDNFPKTTEKGGTVTVEDSSLIYTPDPDFAGVDTFTYTADNESGGSDQGTVSVTVNRPLEDSTVQVLLDVKPVPGKEEQLNDGLQIGEEFLVDVRFQDLLTDNNPSQAVVAAYADLMFDPQVLEVVENNETVDDEDGLVDGIIRNPSYGLGTKGQVRNEEGLVNEVGGGNLVSSPAALPDDNRVFSLHFRAIGGGNTALLASEAGQRPDSGINIIAGRGDQRDRTNFTRINAIEQITNLDGNNDIAPNLNLAMTNQMVTFQEEGVTGVQGVVEAMEVKVDFQDSAGNPLSEVAVGDTFEIVLSAEDLRPEQLGVFSAFADVVYDTVLIDVNEARLEEPFQSPVIDLSNAIQEGEGLVNEFGGSNSRFNPETGTQKFAIFTATAQAAGLLEVSTKAAEGETALNTLFGIDTDLTEATRYGENTLNIVGESVKGADLVITEFDAEIDHVLGGETTVNLTVANEGDAASSGFQVEVLYYTAESIDQLSEEEPQVVKTLAFDELEAEREVNEQSEVSLPVETLLAEALEDDPSVFGQKRPIDDDGEEGFFESNNIDYLGVRIVNSDNSGEEEEAFANNALNDTEGVNIDDIAFFPWDFVNSSEEGVLPNQDDEIVSDKIVDFNDANAVFRNIGEVITEEVTEGNRFGLDLDRIDFDLDGAISPVDAVRVANRIGYEINPDIFEESVG